TTTACTTCACCTCATATCATGATCCTAAGCCCTGAACCTGGCAGAAAACTGCCATTGCTCTGTGGGTGACATGTTTGGCAGCTCAGTTGGGTTATCCTGGCTTTGAATCCACCCCTCCTCTTTTTCTTGCCATTAGGCAGCATCTTCTGGAGGGTACTGGTCCTTGATACAACTTTAGCAGAGCTGAGGCAATGTGGATGTTGGGGTGAGCTTAAACAGAAGTAAGAGGATGTGTCTCCTTGTCggcaaaagtgaaataaaacattttgattttcaagCTGAAAGTTATCTTACCTACCATTTAATCCGGCCTCTTCATTTAATAACTGGAAATACACCTTCAGGAAAGTTGAATATTTTGCGAGAATTTATACAACTAGTTAGTGGCTGAGATGAACTAGTATCAGGCAAACTTAGAAACTTCTACTAAATATCATAGTTTTGAGACTTAAACTTAagaatgtttgattttttaaaaaaagcctatTGTTTTGCCACATTCGTGCTACCTGTCTGCTTCATAATAACAAAAAGGATTTGTTGCCATGTCACGATAATCATCAGTACCAACCATAATCACAAGCATTGTATAGCATGCGCTAAATCCCAGGAAGTGAGATAAGAACTTTACACATGTATCTCATTTAAGCTGCACAACAACCCCATGTGCCAGGTTATATTATTatgcttattttacagatgaagactgTGAAAAGCAGAATTGGAATAATTTGCTCAAGGCAACACTGTAAATTGCAGAGCCAGGTTGGAAGCCAAGCTGTTTCTGGCTCCAGACTCTATGCCGTCCAACCACCACGTATTCAACCTCTCACTTGAACAGCTCTTTATAGTTCACAAAGCTATTTCATCCACATGAGTCTTTGTGCCAGTATTTTATGTCTACTAGCACTACTGTtactaattttacagatgaggacatacACTCAAAGAGGATAAGCAATTTTCCAAGGGAAAATTAGCTTGCAGAAGTTAGACTCTCCTAAGGTCTGTCTGAAAATTGTCATGCTGACGACTCCTAATATGAGCTGAAGCGTAGCAGATGAATGTGTTTTGcctaataatttaaaagtaagcCACTGGAAAATTCCTAGGGAGTGTAGTTAATGGAAGAATTTTGAGTTTTAATAGGCtcagaaaggagaaaatttttatCAGGAGAATTTAGGCGATTCCTTATTGACAACATAAAGTCAACAACCTACTTGTGTACTGACCTttgaggattttgtttttttagcaaGATTTTCTTTATAAGATTCAGACATAAGAATAAGAAAGGATGAGAGTTGTGTGCAAGTTTCTTTACTCCAGTGGTAGGAAAAACTTAAGACCAATCATTGCCCAGGATGAAATGTAGAAATTTAACTTCATATTTATtatgaaaagaacaaataatagTGACATTTACACACTTTTGGTGAGGCAAGTTGCATGTAAGTGGCAAATTATAAATAACAagcacaaattaaaattataaagaagtgaCAATGAccttcatttttcttgaaatgatttatttcatttttactatttttatttaaattgtttttaggtGACACAAAATATATCCAGTGATTAGTCTTCGtggaaaatttttcttatttgtctcTTAGCCTGTGTAATAACAGCAGCAATTGCAGTACTCATTGTGGGCCTGGTCAATAAATATGAGGACAACAGTGCCTCCGTTATTATCCATGTACCCCTAGATGATGGGGAACCTAGAATAATCATTCCTGGAACAACCACATTGCCTATCTCTTAATCTACAGTGACCACGACAACAGAACTAACTACAGCACTTGTGCGTACAACTACCACAACAGATAATTCTACAATTTCAACTGAACTTACGACTATAAGGTCCTCTACCATCATGTCACCTGAACCTGCAGCCAACACAATTTCAACTGAACCTACAAACATAAATTCAGTAACCTTCACTTCAATGGAAGCTATTAccataatggaaaaaataatcagCAATTCAACGAAATCTACTACAATGAATAGTACCACCACTCCAACAGAATTTATCACTTCAGTTGAGCATAATAGCACCATAACAGTAATGGCCATGTCAACAGAAGTTATACCTAGTATTACTCCAACAGACCTTACAACAATAACCTCTTCAATGGAACAAACAACTCCTGAACCTACAACTATCCTAACTTCTGAACCTACCACGATAGCCATTCCCATTTCAAATGAATCTGTAAGTATCACCTCTTCCATTGATTCTGGAACCCATTTAACTATAGTTACTTAAACTGAACATACGTCCACAACAGAAATGGTCATTGCCTAGAAAATGAATTGTCAGCTGGGATGTTTTCCAACACTGAGACTTTAATccttacttttctttgttttcccaaAGACCTGTAATTGATATCTACCATGATGTTTACATTTCTAAATGATCTCTCATGTGCTAGGTAACCTGAGAGGGGTGCTAGACTAACTGACGGGAGACACATTCAACCTGAATCCACAGAACACAGATTGCGCTACTTTTCTTTCCTAGACTTTGGGATCCTGATCTCAAATTCACTGCTAATGCTTCgttttacttctttccttttcctttttttgtagagacaagggtctcacgatgttgcccaggctgatctcgaaatcctggcctcaaacagtcctcccacctcagacttccaaagcactgggattataggcatgagcctttGCAGGTACCTggcctctttctttattttttgttttttattgagggCTAACATTCATAAAGTTCGTTAACGTAATATGTGCgcgtgtgcacgcacacacacacacacacacacctgccacacacatcaagatacagaatatttcggagagcagagcaagatggccaaataggaacagctccagtctccaactcccagcgtgagcgacacagaagaatggtgatttctgcattttcaactgaggtactggggtcatctcactggggagtgccagacaatcggtgctggtcagctgctgcacccccaccagagagagctgaagcagggcgaggcattgcctcacctgggaagcgcaagggggaagggaatcccttttcctagccaggcgaactgagacacacaacacctggaaaatcgggtaattcccaccccaatactgcgtttaagcaaatgggcacaccaggagattatatccacacctggccgggagggtcccacggccacagagcctccctcatttctagcacagcagtctgcaatctaaccgcaaggcagcagtgagactgggggaggggcggccgagattgctgaggcttaagtaggtaaacaaagccactgggaagctccaactgggtggagctcacagcagctcaaggaaacctgcctgtctctgtagactccacctctgaggacagggcgcagctaaaaaaaacaactaggacagcagcagaggcctgtgcagacccgaacgactctgtctgacagctttgaagagagcaggggatctcccaacatggaggttgagatctgagaacagacagactgtctgctcaagtgggtccctgacccctgagtagcctaactgggagacatcccccactaagggcagtgtgacaccccacacctcacacggtggggtacacccctgagaggaagctcccaaagtaagaatcagacaggtacactcactgttcagcaatattctatcttctgcaacctctgctgctgatacccatgcacacagggtctggagtggacctcaagcaatctccaacagacctacagctgagggtcctgactattagaaggaaaactatgaaacaggaagaacacctataccaaaacaccatcagtacgtcaccatcatcaaagaccagaggcagttaaaactacaaagatggggaagaagcagggcagaaaagctggaaattcaaaaaataagactgcatctcctcctgcaaaggggcacagctcattgccagcaatggatcaaagctggtcagagaatgactttgatgagatgagagaagaaggcttcagtccatcaaacttctcagagctaaaggaggaattacgtacccagcacaaagaaactaaaaatcttgaaaaaagagtggaagaattgatagctagattaattaatgcagagaaggtcataaatgaaatgacagagatgaaaaccatgacacgagaaatacgtgacaaatgcacaagcatcAGTAACAGACTttatcaactggaagaaagagtatcagcgattgaggatcaaatgaatgaaatgaagcaagaagagaaaacaaaagaaaaaagaagaaaaagaaatgaacaaagcctgcaagaagtatgggattatgtaaaaagaccaaatctacgtctgattggggtgcctgaaagtgaagggggaaATGGAAGCAAGCTGGaaagcactcttcaggatatcatccaggaaaacttccccaacctagtagggcaggccaacattcaaattcaggaaatacagagaacaccacaaatatattcctcgagaagagcaactccaagactcataattgccagattcaccaaagttgaaatgacagaaaacatcttaagggtagccagagagaaaggtcaggttacccacaaagggaagcccatcagactaacagcagacctcttggtggaaactctacaagccagaagagagtgggggccaatattcaacattcttaaagaaaagaattttcaacccagaatttcatatccagccaaactaagtttcatcagtgaaggagaaataaaatcctttacagataagcaaatgcttagagattttgtcaccaccaggcctgccctacgagagaccctgaaggaagccctaaacatggaaaggaacaactggtaccagccattgcaaaaacatgccaaaatgtaaagaccatcgaggctaggaagaaactgcatcaactaaagagtAAAAaagccagttaatatcataatggcaggatcaagttcacacataacaatattaaccttaaatgtaaatggactaaatgttccaattaaaagacacagactggcaaattggatcaagagtcaagacccatcagtctgctgtattcaggagacccatctcacatgcagagacatacataggctcaaataaagtgatggaggaagatctaccaagcaaatggagaacaaaaaaaaaaaaaaaaaaaaaaagcaggggttgcaatcctagtctctgataaaacagactttaaagcattaaagatcaaaagagacaaagaaggccattacataatggtaaagggatcaattcaacaggaagagctaactatcctaaatatatatgcacccaatacaggagcacccaaattcataaaggaagtccttggagacttacaaagagacttagactcccatacaataataatgggagacttcaacactccactgtcaacattagacagatcaacgagacagaaagttaacaaggatatccaggaattgaactcatctctgcaccaagcggacctaacaaACATccatagaactctccacctcaaatcaacagaatatacattcttctcagcaccacatcgcacttattccaaaattgaccacgtaattggaagtaaagcactccttagcaaatgtaaaagaacagaaattataacaaactctctctcagaccacagtgcaatcaaactaaaactcagaacgaagaaactcaatcaaaaccgctcgagtacatggaaactgaacaacctgctcctgaatgactactgggtacataacgaaatgaaggcaataataaagatgttctttgaaaccaatgagaacaaagatacaacataccagattctctgggacacatttaaagcagtgtgtagagggaaatttatagcactaaatgcccacaagagaaagctggaaagatctaaaattggcaatctaacatcacaattaaaagaactggagaagcaagagcaaacacattcaaatgctagcagaaggcaagaaataactaagatcagagcagaactgaaagagatagagacacaaacaccctccaaaaaatcaatgaatccaggagttggtttcttgaaaaaatcaacaaaattgacaggccgctagcaagactaataaaaaagaaaagagagaagaatcaaatagatgcaataaaaaatgataaaggggatgtcaccaccgaccccacagaaatacaaactaccatcagagaatactataaacacctctacgcaagtaaactagaaaatctagaagaaatggataatttcctggacacttacactctcccaaggctaaaccaggaagaagttgaatccctgaatagaccaatagcaggctctgaaattgaggcaacaattaatagcctacccaccaaaaaaagtccaggagcagatggattcacagctgaattctaccagaggtacaaggaggagctggtaccattccttctgaaagtattccaatcaattgaaaaagagggaatcctccctaactcattttatgagggcaacatcatcctgataccaaagacaggcagagacacacacaaaaaagagaattttagaccaatatccctgatgaacatcgatgcaaaaatcctcaataaaatactggcaaaccagattcaacagcacatcaaaaagcttatccaccatcatcaagtgggcttcatccctgggatgcaaggctggttcaacattcgcaaatcaataaacgtaatgcagcatgtaaacagaaccaaagccaagaaccacatgattatctcaatagatgcagaaaaggcttttgacaaaattcaacagcccttcatgctaaaaaacgctcaataaattcggtattgatggaacgtacctcaaaataataatagctatttatgacaaacccacagccaatatcatactgaatgggcaaaaactggaaaaattccctttgaaaactgacacaagacagggatgtcctctctcaccactcctattcagcatagtcttggaagttctggctagggcaatcaggcaagagaaagaaatcaaaggtatccagttaggaaaagaagaagtcaaattgtccctgtttgcagatgacgtgtttgtgtatttagaaaaccccattgtctcagcccaaaatctccttaagctgataagcaacttcagcaaagtctcaggatacaaaattaatgtgcaaaaatcacaagcattcttatacaccagtaacagacaaacagagagccaattcaggaatgaacttccattcacaattgcttcaaagagaatcaaatacctaggaatccaacttacaagggatgtaaaggacctcttcaaggagaactacaaaccactgctcagtgaaatcaaagaggacactaacaaatggaagaacataccatgctcacggataggaagaatcaatgtcgtgaaaatggccatactgcccaaggttatttatagattcaatgccatccccatcaagctaccaatgactttcttcacagaattggaaaaaacggctttaaagttcatatggaaccaaaaaagagcccgcattgccaagacaatcctaagtcaaaagaacaaagctggaggcatcacgctacctgacttcaaactatactacaaggccacagtaaccaaagcagcatggtactggtaccaacacagagatatagaccaatggaacagaacagagtcctcagaaataataccacacatctacagccatctgatcttcgacaaacctgagagaaacaagaaatggggaaaggattccctatttaataaatggtgctgggaaaattggctagccataagtagaaagctgaaactggatcctttccttactccttatacgaagattaattcaagatggattaaagacttaaatgttagacctaataccataaaaaccctagaagaaaacctaggtagtaccattcaggacataggcatgggcaaggacttcatgtctaaaacaccaaaagcaacggcagcaaaagcaaaaattgacaaatgggatatgattgaactaaagagcttctgcacagcaaaagaaactgccatcagagtgaacaggcaacctacagaatgggagaaaatttttgcagtctactcatctgacaaagggctgatatccagaatctacaaagaactcaaacaaatttacaagaaaaaaacaaacaaccccatcaaaaagtggggaaaggatatgaacagacatttctcaaaagaagatattcatacagccaacagacacatgaaaaaatgctcatcatcactggccatcagagagatgcaaatcaaaaccacaataagataccatctcacaccagttagaatggcaatcattaaaaagtcaggaaacaacaggtgctggagaggatgtggagaaataggaacacttttacactgttggtgggattgtaaactagttcaaccattatggaaaacagtatagcgattcctcaaggatctagaactagatgtaccatatgacccagccatcccactactgggtatatacccaaaggattataaatcatgctgctataaacacacatgcacacgtatgtttattgtggcactattcacaatagcaaagacttggaatcaacccaaatgtccatctgtgacagactagattaagaaaatgtggcacatatacaccatggaatactatgcagccataaaaaaggatgagtttgcgtcctttgtagggacatggatgcagctggaaaccatcattcttagcaaactatcacaagaagagaaaaccaaacaccgcatgttctcactcataggtgggaagtgaacaatgacatcacttggactcgcgaaggggaacatcacacaccggggcctatcatggggagagggtggggtgagggattgcattgggagttatacctgatataaatgatgaattgaggggtgctgacgtgttgatgggtgcagcacaccaacatggcacaagtatacatatgtaacaaatctgcacgttatgcacatgtaccctagaacttaaagtgtaataaaaaaaaaaagaaagaaagaaagaaagaaagaaagaaagaaagaaagaaagaaagaaagaaagaaagaaagaaagaaagaaagaaagaaagaaagaaaaaagaaagaaatgtttctatGGCCGTAGGATATACAAATAGACCCTTTAACTTTCTGTATACACCTTCATGTAAACATAAACCAATGTCAGTATTTACTTATTAAGCTCCATTTTTACAATTTGATGCTTAGAATTTTTAGACTTGTCAGAACTCAGGTTTCTAAATATGCTGAAAAACCAGATATTAATCCTAGATATTAATATTCCTAAGAAAGAAATCCTCCAAAAAACCATGTCAAAATATGACtattttgtctgctttttataaaatattttattccagaaACCAAGCCTTCAGTGTATAGTTATCATAATCATATATCTGTATCATATACAgattttatgtatctatttatatccAACAAAATTATGTTTGActtcagagaaaaggaaggacatgtaatgaaaattaaaatggtgaGTTAAAATTCACTGCCTGAAGAATGAGTGAAACATGTGTGAAGAAATAGCTTGCTTTTGTCATATGGAGCTGTGGTAATCAGCCTGTATAACTCACGAGATAAACCAAAGAAGAAAGTCCTGTTTCTCAGTACGTGTTAATACAAGACTCCTATGGAGGATTTCTGGTTCACCAAAAGAACCAAGATCTTCAGTCCCTGGGTTGGTGTCTGGAAGTTTGCTTGGTCAGTTGCTCAGGCAACCCTGTAATTGGATCTTCAAGATGTCCAAATACTCaggtggaaaaaatatatatatacttggcCAGGTATGTATCATCTTGATAGTTTTTCTAGATAGTAACAAATGTAAAGATGTTTACAAATATTagcttactttgttttttttttttacagcataTATCTGGATAGCtgactaaatatttttctttattatattattcAGGCATAGATACaacaatatttttctcttcagaCCAAATTCaataatggaattttaaaagtatttgaagattataaacacaacaaaaataaatgttggtgTCCTTGTTTTTCTGTTAGGGATCTAAGAAatctcaagttaatttttataaagttaggGTAAAAAACTTATAGAATGTACTTTAGTAAGTACAACTAATGCATTTCAGTTGCCTGTGGCCATTATTAGCTAATGCTGATTATGCTAATGCTAGTTAAACATTATTTACAGCTCTTCAACTCTTCCAGTTTGGAAAAGAGACTCCACCTGTACTGAGTCAGAGCAACCTGACACAGTAAAATTATTACTTAGGCTGCAACCAAGCCTAGATCACAGGTTCCCCATCCTTAGTGTAGACCCACCCATCACCTTCCTCTCTGAAAGGGCTGGGATTCTAACAGGGCCAGAAAATTCTGGGAAACTGCCCCGCTGAGTGAGTTTCACTTTGTTTGCAAAGTGCATTAAAATGTTCAGGTTCACCAGCCACAAGCAAATCGGATGTAATGAAAACAACAGGATCAGCATCTAGTTAAATAAGCAAGGGTATTAACAAAGATAAATTCAACTTCCTCAAATTTGCATAATGAATAGAAAGTAgaattttgtttattcatatttGATAAACATGGGACTGATATCTGTTTCTTTGATATTATACTTACAGAAAAAATTAACTTAGCTAATTGTCTACTGCCAGGAGTATCCCATCTTATTTAatgacaattttatatttttgtatttttaatgataaTTCCTAATGGGTCAATGATTATATATCATTCTGGTTTGACAGTTTTCATGGAACTCACTGGTTCATTGGCCAgtaatttctataaatattagtAATGGGTTATTAAATCAACACAAAGACAACTAGTGGCAGTGGTGGTAGTAATTAAAATACTATTGCTGTTAACAGTAATGATAGTTAACACCTATTCAGTGagtattatgtgccagacattgctCCAAGCATCTGGCAGTTACTTACTCAGTGATCATATGAGCAAATCTGTAAGTGGGTAATTTTAGTATTCTCCTTTTGAAGTTGATTGAGGAGTGACCAAAGATCACCTTGATTCACAGCTAGAAAGTAAACATTAGCATCCTGTGAGATGAAGAGCCTTACATAATTCTACATTATGTTTCATATGTAATAAAACTTTTGGCTGGGTATAGCAGCTCATGCTTATGATGCCAGTACCTTGGGAGGGCAgagccagaggattgcttgagcccgggagttctagaccagcctgggcaacatatggagacccCATCGCTAtgaaaaataacatcaaaaataattaaatgagcataatggcatatgcctgtagtcatggctactcggaaggctgagatgagaggactgcttgagcttgggaggtcaaggtttcagtgaaccatgattgtgtcactgcactacagcctgggttacagagggagagcccatctcaacaaaacataacaaaacaaaactaacaaaaacttTTCCACAAGATCCATAAATTCCTGAATCTACTCCTCTCTCACGTTCACTTTATCTTATCCTTCCCCTCTTTTAACACACCCCTTCCCTGAAGTCTTTCCCCGCCAACTCAGTCATTTTCAATCCATATTCACCTCttctgaataatttataattattgcatttatttgttaattatacaCTAATCTGTTTTGTCTCCCTGTTAGCACATAGACTCCTTGAGAGTAGAAACCTGTATTGTTGTGGACTGTTTTTACATTGCTCTATGCCCAAGAGGAACCCAGCAAAAGCATACTGTAAATTTGACCAATGGTTTGTCTTCTGTATCACTGTCATAGGCTTGCAAGTTCCATTGGATAGAGCATGGTATGAATTATGCAAAGCAGTCACTTTGTGTAAAAATTTTTCACTAGTATCATGTAGTATAGTATATACTACATTACTATATTAGCATAGCATGGTGTAGCATAACAATATACTATTCCTAGTATAGTGTAGTGGAGTACATGGACCTTAACACCAGAAGGTCCGAGCTCCCATGCTCGCTGTTGTGTCATGATGACAAATCATTTCAACTCTTTTTACttcaatattttcatttccaaaatgaCCTGAGCAGGTTGTACCCAATAAGATGCAAGGACTTCATTCAGCTCACCATCCTCTTCCTTATAGAGACTTCTTAATATATGCTCCACATAAGGCAGCTTGCAATGTTAAGGATATTCAATCCATTTGTGTAATATGAGGAAGAAGATACACATTCCTGAACTAGAACTTTAGTAACTTATCAAAATtagttaaagtataatatataataatatgtctagattttttttttatcttcagagcataagaaaacatttattccttttaaaagtCATACTCTTAGGTATGTTTGATAGAAGAGTTTTATTTTAGCAATTCAACACCATGGTTTCCTAGGCTTCCTACTCACTTCTAGTTTGCCTTTGTAGCCAACCACATGTCCAAATGACCAAGaggctcacagttccatatgcTGGTGTCCACCTTCAAATGATATAACCAGTGATGCCTCTCCCAACTTAACTGGGGTCTGCACGAGCCCAGGAGTCCTTGCACATTCAAGATGTCTACAATCAGAATCCGGTAACACACAGGTAATGTTTAGCACAGGAGCTTTTATTCAGGTTGGGATGTGCTCTCTAAGGGCATGTACTTTGCCTATTATTTCCcaagaaatgtatttaattacttaattcatttacatttgtaTTAAGCATCTGCTGTATTCTCAGTATAGGTACACGTCACTGTGAGGCaattcacaagaaaataaatatttgctagtCTCTGTTTTCCAAGAGCTAATGTTCTAATTGGGGACTCAAATATCCATAATAGATACGGAACATACATGAAAATCAAAGGAATAAGTATAAGGTGCAAATGCAAGATTAAGGAGGGGCGGGTGAATAAGAAGGTTGGCAATATTAGGGTTTAATTCACCATTAGGCTCTGATGGGAGACTGTCATATTTAAAATTTCCCAGGTCCTATTATTTTGGCGATCACCTTATTTTCTTACTCTGTGGAGCCTCTGAACCTGTGTGTGGCACTTTCTTTAACTCCCTGGGTTCTGTCCTCTGGTGTATATCACCTTGACACAGAAACCTTACTGTTCTCTGGAGTGTCTCCACTAGCGTTGGACACCAGACTTGGCTCCCCTTGGTTCCTGACCTCATGTCCTGTAGGCTGAATGAACTTT
The DNA window shown above is from Rhinopithecus roxellana isolate Shanxi Qingling chromosome 21, ASM756505v1, whole genome shotgun sequence and carries:
- the DYNAP gene encoding dynactin-associated protein, whose translation is MTSYEVDVGLFTHIGLTTTTELTTALVRTTTTTDNSTISTELTTIRSSTIMSPEPAANTISTEPTNINSVTFTSMEAITIMEKIISNSTKSTTMNSTTTPTEFITSVEHNSTITVMAMSTEVIPSITPTDLTTITSSMEQTTPEPTTILTSEPTTIAIPISNESPTTCPNDQEAHSSICWCPPSNDITSDASPNLTGVCTSPGVLAHSRCLQSESGNTQVKEHCRNDWSMWKVFLACLLACVIMTAIGVLMVCLVNNKGSASSSIVIQLSTNNGECVTVKPGTPSPACPTTMTTTLTVPARTATESTTSTAKTATTSTEPTSAAAANQL